DNA from Desulfarculus baarsii DSM 2075:
CGTCGAAAAGCCGCGCGCCGGCCAGGGCGTGGTCTTTCATCTGGTTGAACTCGTCGTCGGTCAGGGGGCCGGGCTTTTGCAGGATCACGTCGCTGACGGCCACCTTGCCCACGTCGTGGAGCATGGCCGCCACGCGGATCAGGTCGGTCTGGCGGCGCAGTTGGTCGCCGGCCAGGCCGCGGCTCTCGGCCAGGCGCTCGAAAACCAGCGCGGCCACGCCGCCGACCCGGTTGACGTGGGCGCTGGTCTCCTTGGGGTCGCGCAGCTCGGCCATGCGCATGGTGCGCAGGATCAACTGGCGCGTGATCAGCGCCCGCTCCAGGACGATGGCCCCCGAGGCCGCGCAAAAGCCGGCCAGGGTCGCCTCGCGGGGGCCAAAAGGCCCCACCCGGCCATCGGGCGCTTTGGCGTTGATCAGCTCCAGCACGCCCACCAGGCGGCCCTGGCTGGTAGTCATGGGCAAGACCAGCAGCGAGCGGGTCTGGTAGCCGCTCTGGCGGTCATAGGCGTCGTTGAAGCGATAGGGGGCCGTGGCCGGGATATTGGCCGCCTCGTCGATGACGAGCGTCTGGCCCGTGGCCGCGCAGTAGCCGGCCAGCGAAGCCCCGCCCAGGGGCAAGAGCTTATCGATGTAGACGCTCTTGCCGTGGCCGTCCAGGCTGTCGTTTTGCACGTGGACAAAGCGCAGGCCCTCATCCTCGGCCAGAAAGATCGAGCCGGCGTCGGCCCCGACCAGGCGTCGGGCCTGGGTCAGGATGTCGTCGAGCAGGTGCTCGACGTCGTTGGCGGCGACCGTGCCGGCGATCATGGCCAGCAGCCGGCCCAGGGTGGTTTGATCGTCGGGCCAGGCGTCCACGGGCTAGATTTCCACCGTAAGACCGACGTGGGCGGCCTGGACCAAAAGGCGCGGGCCGGCGGCGCGGCGGGCCTTTTCGACGATGGCCTCGACCTGGTCGTCAACGCGGTCGGGGTCGTGGTGGGTCAGGATCAGCCGGCCCACCCCGGCGGCCCGGGCCAGTTCGACCGCCGAGCGCCAGTCGGAATGGCCCCAGCCCTTGCGCGCGGGCATCTCGTCGGGTTCGAACTGGGCGTCGTGGACCAGCACGTCGACGCCTTGGCAAAAGCGGGGCAGGCGTTGGCTGGCGGCGGCGGCCGGGTCCAGTTCGTTGTCGCTGATGAAGGCCAAGGCGCGGCCGTGGGCCTCGAAGCGCAGGCCGATG
Protein-coding regions in this window:
- a CDS encoding HD domain-containing phosphohydrolase, with the translated sequence MDAWPDDQTTLGRLLAMIAGTVAANDVEHLLDDILTQARRLVGADAGSIFLAEDEGLRFVHVQNDSLDGHGKSVYIDKLLPLGGASLAGYCAATGQTLVIDEAANIPATAPYRFNDAYDRQSGYQTRSLLVLPMTTSQGRLVGVLELINAKAPDGRVGPFGPREATLAGFCAASGAIVLERALITRQLILRTMRMAELRDPKETSAHVNRVGGVAALVFERLAESRGLAGDQLRRQTDLIRVAAMLHDVGKVAVSDVILQKPGPLTDDEFNQMKDHALAGARLFDEATCDLDRMARVIALRHHESWDGGGYPGRYVLRPGGLATPGPGLRGEEIPLSARVVALADVYDALISTRVYKPAWPENDVLAFLRQQAGAKFDPAVVAAFFQVYEAVRAVHHKFHESD